In Temnothorax longispinosus isolate EJ_2023e chromosome 2, Tlon_JGU_v1, whole genome shotgun sequence, one DNA window encodes the following:
- the Dia gene encoding protein diaphanous isoform X5: MYKLDAKEQLLRSKKMSGIQRRNSWYHKVEVGAKLDTWFGRPKKPGIRGQRGYSGSNTMPRPHSGDDINEIEQQRCIIERMDEETVNDRFEEMLANMNLTEEKKEPLRQQSESKKKEMLVLHYKGSIQDNRSKFDKPADYIQYLAQPDLSVNKIYSCIESLRIALTNNPLSWVQEFGTKGLKQVLATLNECYRNDNRYERIQYECIRCLKAIMNNTVGIKEMLAHHEALTIVARSLEPTKPSVMSEAVKLLGAVCLISSDSHKKVLDAVTMNGEFKGRERFLPIVQGLMNKKNENLRVVCLQLINSIISSAEDLDFRLHLRNEVMRVGLADILEMLEKDESEDLATHLKIFNDHKEEDYEEFVQRFDNVRLELDDVNDCFEVVKNMVMDTSAEPYFLSILQHLLFIRDDALVRPAYYKLIEECISQIVLHRSGCDPDFSATKRFQIDVQPLIDTLVEKSRAEEERRLVEVTQKLEEAIASRQEAEAKLQHAENKIKELEQGTGKPGGPRSVCPPPPPMPGMGGGPPPPPPPPLPGGGGPPPPPMPGMTCPPPPPMPGSKGPPPPPMPGMGGGPPPPPMPGMGPPPPPMMGGFSPPPPAIQVLPHGLKPKKKWEVDVPLKRANWKAILPHKLTQKCFWTKVQEDRLASPEILDGLAQKFASKPSGKRMDDVVDKSAPTKKVKDLKVLDSKAAQNISILLGGTLKHMPYVEVKRCLFRCEGPVISDNILQGLIQYLPPPDQLSKLQMYKDQYDDLTEAEQFCVTISTIKRLLPRLRSLSFMLRYEELVQDIKPDIVAATAACEEVKSSKKFARILELILLLGNYMNSGSKNGQAFGFEISFLTKLTSTKDIDNKQTLMHYLVDTIERKFPECLSFVEELAHVDRASRVSLENVQRTLRQMETNIRNLEQDLTNAKVPQCDEDLFADVMRPFAKKARESYEVLQNMFKNMDTLYTDISEFFSFDKQKYTIEEFFGDIKTFKDDFLQSQREIMKLKEGEEKQRRAREAREKAEVEKAARAARKRALVDMNAHETQEGVMDSLMEALQTGSAFSRPDQRRKRQTRVAGAERRAQLNRSRSRTGLVGTGLLGRELSTELLSSA, encoded by the exons TTGGACACATGGTTCGGCCGGCCGAAGAAGCCCGGGATACGTGGACAGCGCGGCTACTCGGGCAGCAACACCATGCCCAGGCCGCACTCCGGCGACGATATCAACGAGATCGAGCAACAGCGTTGCATCATCGAGAGGATGGACGAGGAGACGGTGAACGATAGATTCGAGGAAATGCTG GCCAATATGAATTTGAcggaggagaagaaggagcCGTTGCGCCAGCAATCGGAGTCGAAGAAGAAGGAGATGCTGGTGTTGCACTATAAGGGTAGCATTCAGGACAACCGATCAAAATTCGACAAACCGGCGGACTACATACAGTACCTGGCGCAGCCCGATTTGAGCGTCAACAAGATCTACAGCTGCATCGAGTCCCTCAGGATCGCGCTCACTAATAATCCGCTTAGCTGGGTACAAGAGTTCGGCACCAAGGGTCTCAAGCAGGTTCTGGCGACTCTCAATGAATGTTACCGAAA tGACAACCGTTACGAGCGGATACAATACGAATGTATTCGCTGTTTAAAGGCTATCATGAACAATACTGTTGGTATAAAGGAGATGCTGGCGCATCACGAGGCTCTTACTATCGTGGCCAGATCATTGGAGCCGACGAAACCGTCCGTAATGTCCGAAGCTGTAAAGTTACTCGGCGCGGTATGCCTCATATCCAGCGATAGTCACAAAAAGGTTTTGGACGCGGTTACTATGAACGGCGAGTTCAAAGGTCGTGAGAGATTTCTGCCAATCGTACAGGGTTTGATGAACAAGAAGAATGAGAATTTAAGG GTAGTATGTCTTCAACTCATAAACTCGATAATATCATCCGCGGAAGACCTTGATTTTCGTTTACATCTGAGGAACGAGGTAATGCGAGTAGGTCTAGCCGATATTCTCGAGATGTTAGAGAAAGATGAGTCGGAAGATTTGGCAACGCATTTGAAGATCTTCAATGATCACAAAGAGGAGGATTATGAGGAATTTGTACAGAGATTTGACAACGTACGCTTAGAATTAGACGACGTTAATGATTGCTTCGAAGTAGTAAAAAACATGGTAATGGATACTTCCGCTGAGCCGTACTTCCTATCTATACTTCaacatcttttatttattcgagaTGATGCTCTAGTTCG aCCGGCGTATTATAAATTGATCGAGGAGTGTATATCGCAAATTGTGTTGCATCGTTCAGGCTGTGATCCGGATTTCAGCGCGACAAAGCGCTTCCAGATTGACGTACAACCGTTAATCGATACCCTAGTCGAAAAGTCACGGGCTGAGGAAGAACGCCGATTGGTGGAGGTGACGCAAAAGTTAGAGGAAGCTATAGCTAGTAGACAAGAAGCCGAAGCGAAGCTTCAGCATGCAGAAAACAAGATTAAAGAACTGGAGCAAGGAACGGGGAAGCCTGGTGGTCCC AGGTCTGTATGTCCGCCTCCACCACCTATGCCCGGAATGGGCGGCggaccaccgccgccgccacctcctcctcttcctggCGGTGGTGGTCCACCTCCACCACCGATGCCTGGAATGACATGTCCACCTCCGCCGCCTATGCCTGGCTCAAAAGGACCTCCGCCTCCACCTATGCCTGGTATGGGAGGGGGACCTCCACCACCACCTATGCCGGGAATGGGCCCACCACCGCCACCGATGATGGGGGGATTCTCTCCACCACCCCCAGCGATACAAGTTTTGCCTCATGGGTTAAAACCGAAAAAGAAGTGGGAAGTAGACGTTCCACTCAAAAGAGCGAATTGGAAAGCG ATTTTGCCTCACAAATTGACACAAAAGTGTTTCTGGACAAAAGTACAAGAAGATAGATTAGCTAGTCCGGAAATATTGGATGGTCTTGCGCAAAAGTTTGCATCGAAACCGAGCGGGAAAAGAATGGATGATGTAGTTGATAA GTCAGCCCCAACGAAAAAAGTAAAGGATCTTAAAGTTTTGGACAGTAAAGCAGCTCAAAATATATCGATACTTCTCGGTGGGACGCTAAAGCACATGCCTTATGTAGAAGTGAAAAGATGTTTATTTAGATGCGAAGGACCAGTTATTTctgataatatattacaagggTTAATTCAGTATTTACCACCGCCGGACCAATTGTCGAAGTTACAGATGTACAAAGATCAATACGATGACTTGACTGAAGCGGAACAGTTTTGTGTTACG ATATCTacgataaaaagattattaccCAGATTGAGATCATTAAGCTTTATGCTGCGATACGAGGAGTTGGTACAAGATATAAAACCTGACATAGTAGCGGCTACAGCGGCATGCGAAGAAGTGAAGAGTAGCAAAAAGTTCGCACGGATTCTCgaattaatattgttactcGGAAACTATATGAATTCCGGTTCGAAAAATGGTCAAGCGTTCGGATTCGAGATTAGTTTTCTTACAAAG CTGACCAGTACTAAAGACATTGATAACAAACAAACTCTTATGCATTACTTGGTGGATACGATAGAGAGAAAGTTTCCGGAATGTCTCAGCTTCGTTGAGGAACTAGCACACGTAGATCGCGCCAGTCGAGTGTCTTTAGAGAACGTTCAGAGAACGTTACGTCAAATGGAGACCAATATCCGTAATCTCGAACAGGATCTCACGAATGCCAAAGTTCCGCAGTGCGATGAGGACCTGTTTGCAGATGTCATGAGA CCATTCGCCAAGAAAGCCAGGGAATCTTACGAAGTTCTACAGAATATGTTCAAAAATATGGACACTTTGTACACGGACATCTCAGAATTCTTCTCCTTCGACAAACAGAAGTACACCATAGAGGAATTCTTCGGCGATATCAAGACGTTCAAAGACGATTTCTTG CAATCGCAGAGGGAGATAATGAAGCTGAAGGAGGGCGAGGAGAAACAGAGACGGGCAAGAGAAGCACGCGAGAAAGCAGAAGTAGAAAAGGCGGCGCGAGCTGCACGTAAACGCGCATTGGTCGATATGAATGCGCACGAGACGCAGGAAGGTGTCATGGATAGTCTGATGGAAGCGCTGCAGACTGGATCGGCCTTCAGTCGACCAGACCAACGACGCAAACGACAAACCCGCGTAGCTGGTG cGGAAAGGAGAGCGCAACTGAATAGGAGTCGATCGCGTACTGGATTAGTTGGAACTGGCTTACTAGGGAGGGAACTTTCGAC AGAGCTTTTAAGTTCGGCTTAA
- the Dia gene encoding protein diaphanous isoform X4: MYKLDAKEQLLRSKKMSGIQRRNSWYHKVEVGAKLDTWFGRPKKPGIRGQRGYSGSNTMPRPHSGDDINEIEQQRCIIERMDEETVNDRFEEMLANMNLTEEKKEPLRQQSESKKKEMLVLHYKGSIQDNRSKFDKPADYIQYLAQPDLSVNKIYSCIESLRIALTNNPLSWVQEFGTKGLKQVLATLNECYRNAFIYYDSDNRYERIQYECIRCLKAIMNNTVGIKEMLAHHEALTIVARSLEPTKPSVMSEAVKLLGAVCLISSDSHKKVLDAVTMNGEFKGRERFLPIVQGLMNKKNENLRVVCLQLINSIISSAEDLDFRLHLRNEVMRVGLADILEMLEKDESEDLATHLKIFNDHKEEDYEEFVQRFDNVRLELDDVNDCFEVVKNMVMDTSAEPYFLSILQHLLFIRDDALVRPAYYKLIEECISQIVLHRSGCDPDFSATKRFQIDVQPLIDTLVEKSRAEEERRLVEVTQKLEEAIASRQEAEAKLQHAENKIKELEQGTGKPGGPRSVCPPPPPMPGMGGGPPPPPPPPLPGGGGPPPPPMPGMTCPPPPPMPGSKGPPPPPMPGMGGGPPPPPMPGMGPPPPPMMGGFSPPPPAIQVLPHGLKPKKKWEVDVPLKRANWKAILPHKLTQKCFWTKVQEDRLASPEILDGLAQKFASKPSGKRMDDVVDKSAPTKKVKDLKVLDSKAAQNISILLGGTLKHMPYVEVKRCLFRCEGPVISDNILQGLIQYLPPPDQLSKLQMYKDQYDDLTEAEQFCVTISTIKRLLPRLRSLSFMLRYEELVQDIKPDIVAATAACEEVKSSKKFARILELILLLGNYMNSGSKNGQAFGFEISFLTKLTSTKDIDNKQTLMHYLVDTIERKFPECLSFVEELAHVDRASRVSLENVQRTLRQMETNIRNLEQDLTNAKVPQCDEDLFADVMRPFAKKARESYEVLQNMFKNMDTLYTDISEFFSFDKQKYTIEEFFGDIKTFKDDFLQSQREIMKLKEGEEKQRRAREAREKAEVEKAARAARKRALVDMNAHETQEGVMDSLMEALQTGSAFSRPDQRRKRQTRVAGAERRAQLNRSRSRTGLVGTGLLGRELSTELLSSA, encoded by the exons TTGGACACATGGTTCGGCCGGCCGAAGAAGCCCGGGATACGTGGACAGCGCGGCTACTCGGGCAGCAACACCATGCCCAGGCCGCACTCCGGCGACGATATCAACGAGATCGAGCAACAGCGTTGCATCATCGAGAGGATGGACGAGGAGACGGTGAACGATAGATTCGAGGAAATGCTG GCCAATATGAATTTGAcggaggagaagaaggagcCGTTGCGCCAGCAATCGGAGTCGAAGAAGAAGGAGATGCTGGTGTTGCACTATAAGGGTAGCATTCAGGACAACCGATCAAAATTCGACAAACCGGCGGACTACATACAGTACCTGGCGCAGCCCGATTTGAGCGTCAACAAGATCTACAGCTGCATCGAGTCCCTCAGGATCGCGCTCACTAATAATCCGCTTAGCTGGGTACAAGAGTTCGGCACCAAGGGTCTCAAGCAGGTTCTGGCGACTCTCAATGAATGTTACCGAAA TGCCTTCATATATTACGATAG tGACAACCGTTACGAGCGGATACAATACGAATGTATTCGCTGTTTAAAGGCTATCATGAACAATACTGTTGGTATAAAGGAGATGCTGGCGCATCACGAGGCTCTTACTATCGTGGCCAGATCATTGGAGCCGACGAAACCGTCCGTAATGTCCGAAGCTGTAAAGTTACTCGGCGCGGTATGCCTCATATCCAGCGATAGTCACAAAAAGGTTTTGGACGCGGTTACTATGAACGGCGAGTTCAAAGGTCGTGAGAGATTTCTGCCAATCGTACAGGGTTTGATGAACAAGAAGAATGAGAATTTAAGG GTAGTATGTCTTCAACTCATAAACTCGATAATATCATCCGCGGAAGACCTTGATTTTCGTTTACATCTGAGGAACGAGGTAATGCGAGTAGGTCTAGCCGATATTCTCGAGATGTTAGAGAAAGATGAGTCGGAAGATTTGGCAACGCATTTGAAGATCTTCAATGATCACAAAGAGGAGGATTATGAGGAATTTGTACAGAGATTTGACAACGTACGCTTAGAATTAGACGACGTTAATGATTGCTTCGAAGTAGTAAAAAACATGGTAATGGATACTTCCGCTGAGCCGTACTTCCTATCTATACTTCaacatcttttatttattcgagaTGATGCTCTAGTTCG aCCGGCGTATTATAAATTGATCGAGGAGTGTATATCGCAAATTGTGTTGCATCGTTCAGGCTGTGATCCGGATTTCAGCGCGACAAAGCGCTTCCAGATTGACGTACAACCGTTAATCGATACCCTAGTCGAAAAGTCACGGGCTGAGGAAGAACGCCGATTGGTGGAGGTGACGCAAAAGTTAGAGGAAGCTATAGCTAGTAGACAAGAAGCCGAAGCGAAGCTTCAGCATGCAGAAAACAAGATTAAAGAACTGGAGCAAGGAACGGGGAAGCCTGGTGGTCCC AGGTCTGTATGTCCGCCTCCACCACCTATGCCCGGAATGGGCGGCggaccaccgccgccgccacctcctcctcttcctggCGGTGGTGGTCCACCTCCACCACCGATGCCTGGAATGACATGTCCACCTCCGCCGCCTATGCCTGGCTCAAAAGGACCTCCGCCTCCACCTATGCCTGGTATGGGAGGGGGACCTCCACCACCACCTATGCCGGGAATGGGCCCACCACCGCCACCGATGATGGGGGGATTCTCTCCACCACCCCCAGCGATACAAGTTTTGCCTCATGGGTTAAAACCGAAAAAGAAGTGGGAAGTAGACGTTCCACTCAAAAGAGCGAATTGGAAAGCG ATTTTGCCTCACAAATTGACACAAAAGTGTTTCTGGACAAAAGTACAAGAAGATAGATTAGCTAGTCCGGAAATATTGGATGGTCTTGCGCAAAAGTTTGCATCGAAACCGAGCGGGAAAAGAATGGATGATGTAGTTGATAA GTCAGCCCCAACGAAAAAAGTAAAGGATCTTAAAGTTTTGGACAGTAAAGCAGCTCAAAATATATCGATACTTCTCGGTGGGACGCTAAAGCACATGCCTTATGTAGAAGTGAAAAGATGTTTATTTAGATGCGAAGGACCAGTTATTTctgataatatattacaagggTTAATTCAGTATTTACCACCGCCGGACCAATTGTCGAAGTTACAGATGTACAAAGATCAATACGATGACTTGACTGAAGCGGAACAGTTTTGTGTTACG ATATCTacgataaaaagattattaccCAGATTGAGATCATTAAGCTTTATGCTGCGATACGAGGAGTTGGTACAAGATATAAAACCTGACATAGTAGCGGCTACAGCGGCATGCGAAGAAGTGAAGAGTAGCAAAAAGTTCGCACGGATTCTCgaattaatattgttactcGGAAACTATATGAATTCCGGTTCGAAAAATGGTCAAGCGTTCGGATTCGAGATTAGTTTTCTTACAAAG CTGACCAGTACTAAAGACATTGATAACAAACAAACTCTTATGCATTACTTGGTGGATACGATAGAGAGAAAGTTTCCGGAATGTCTCAGCTTCGTTGAGGAACTAGCACACGTAGATCGCGCCAGTCGAGTGTCTTTAGAGAACGTTCAGAGAACGTTACGTCAAATGGAGACCAATATCCGTAATCTCGAACAGGATCTCACGAATGCCAAAGTTCCGCAGTGCGATGAGGACCTGTTTGCAGATGTCATGAGA CCATTCGCCAAGAAAGCCAGGGAATCTTACGAAGTTCTACAGAATATGTTCAAAAATATGGACACTTTGTACACGGACATCTCAGAATTCTTCTCCTTCGACAAACAGAAGTACACCATAGAGGAATTCTTCGGCGATATCAAGACGTTCAAAGACGATTTCTTG CAATCGCAGAGGGAGATAATGAAGCTGAAGGAGGGCGAGGAGAAACAGAGACGGGCAAGAGAAGCACGCGAGAAAGCAGAAGTAGAAAAGGCGGCGCGAGCTGCACGTAAACGCGCATTGGTCGATATGAATGCGCACGAGACGCAGGAAGGTGTCATGGATAGTCTGATGGAAGCGCTGCAGACTGGATCGGCCTTCAGTCGACCAGACCAACGACGCAAACGACAAACCCGCGTAGCTGGTG cGGAAAGGAGAGCGCAACTGAATAGGAGTCGATCGCGTACTGGATTAGTTGGAACTGGCTTACTAGGGAGGGAACTTTCGAC AGAGCTTTTAAGTTCGGCTTAA